The Drosophila biarmipes strain raj3 chromosome X, RU_DBia_V1.1, whole genome shotgun sequence genome includes the window TGAGGCTCTCTGCCATACGATAACCGATTCTCCGCCTCTCCCTACCCCGCTCAACATATTTTTTCCAACAATTTCCCGCATTTCCACCGACTTTCCCCCACGCTCAACAACCTAAACCCAAAACGGGACTCATCAGCGAGGCACGGACGTCAATCGTTTAGAGTGCGCAGCGTTTTGAATAAATTGACAGCCCAGGCAGCGAATAAATTGAGGTGGGGTCAAAAATGGGTGGTTCGGGGGATTAACAGAGGAGCTACGGGTATTTATAATCCCCAGAATGCActgaaaaattcatttttcgaAACAAGAAGTATGTGTGCATTGTTGCTTTCattaataaacataatttctATGCCTTTTCCTTATGTGGAAATTAAACATTCTTCgagattttaaataatttaaaacatttaatgatAACCGCTTTCCTATATTGAAGTTGTATTTCCCAGGCTACTAAATTTCTCCAAGTGCACCACTGATTGTGTCTATATTGTACTCCCACACCCACTCAAAATTGCTTTCTCTGTTTCTCCGGACAGGTTACATCTCGATTTACATAGCTGTGTGCTTCACCATCGAGCGGTTCATAGCGATACGCTATCCGCTCAAGAGACAAACATTCTGCACGGAATCGCTGGCCAAAAAGGTGATTGCAGGTGAGTTGAGGTGGCCACAGCAGGGCTGAAGTACTTACCAAAATTGGGCATCTCCTTATTCCGACATTTGACTGGaggatatatatatgtttaggCTTCAGAAGTTTAACTGATTCCAACCTTTTtcattacaaataaaaatagttgtaaattgcaaatattaaaatcttcATCGAGGATAACAATAACTCAatcaaaaatgcgaaaatgcaATGCGAAGATGCatatcgatagcaaattaggcaagctttccaaaacagtcggtcttctAGTCGTAAGCCTTGATTTGCCTGAAATACGAtaaaaaaaaccacaaaaaagtGAGTTTTTTTGGGCTAAATCtgaaacccaaaaaatcgTGAAATACCCCCctataaaaaatggaaaaatgggtcaaaaaataaatttttccagAAGTtttgcagatcgatagcaaattaagcaagctttccaaaacagtgaGTCTTTTAGTTGTAGGCCTTGATTTGCCTGAAATACGACCAAAAGACCATCAAGAAGTCAGTTTTTTTGGGCCAAATCtgaaacccaaaaaatcgtgatatacccccttataaaaaatggaaaaatgggtcaaaaaataaatttttccagAAGTGTTGCAGATCGATaacaaattaagcaagctttccaaaacagtgaGTCTTTTAGTTGTAGGCCTTGATTTGCCTGAAATACGATCAAAAGACCACCAAGAAGTCCGTTTTTTTTGGGCAAAATCtgaaacccaaaaaatcgTGATATACCCCctataaaaaatggaaaaatgggtcaaaaaataaatttttccagAAGTgttgcagatcgatagcattaagcaagctttccaaaacagtgaGTCTTTTAGTTGTAGGCCTTAATTTGCCTGAAATACGATCAAAAGACCACCAAGAAGTCAGTTTTTTTGGGCAAAATCtgaaacccaaaaaatcgTGATTACCCCcgataaaaaatggaaaaatgggtgaaaaaataaatttttccagAAGTgttgcagatcgatagcaaataaGGCaaactttccaaaacagtGAGTCTTTTAGTTGTAGGCCTTGATTTGCCTGAaatacgatcaaaaaaccacaaaaaagtCAGTTTTTTTGGGCAAAATCtgaaacccaaaaaatcgaTATACCCccttataaaaaatggaaaaatgggtcaaaaaataaatttttccagAAGTgttgcagatcgatagcaaattaagcaagctttccaaaacattGAGTCTTTTAGTTTAGTTATTTCGCTGAACAGCGATcgaaaaaacattatttttcttaACTAAAATCAGAAATCTAAAAACGGCGTAAAtaggtaaaaaaaatcaaaatcccAGAAAGTAATGGGGATGTTAGCTGCTCAAAACTGTCTATTTGCTTATAGATAACTTGCCCATTTTTATTGATAGCCGTTGCCGTCTTTTGTTTGCTGTCCACGCTCTCGACGGCATTCGAGCACACAATTACGGTCGGTTCCAGGCTGATTGATGAAGCCTACCAGCCGTGCAACCAATCGGTGGCCAACATCTCGCCCACGCCCCCGGCCTTCGTagcggccacgcccccactGGTGACGCCCCCGCTTTCCACGCCGGCGACTATTTGGAAATCGCAGGACTCCACCACGGAGTCCACGACCGCCGGCAGCTCAAATCTGCTCGTCGActggggcagcggcagcggcgatGGGGAGCCAGGTGAGTGACGTTGTCACCTTTTATACactcaaaaaatcaaaatgttgaatattattttaaaagcgAAACTTAACCCTAAAAAACTCAaggtgtttaaaagtatgcagcagtATATTTTTAACTCAGAAACCCAACTGTTCTTGATTTACTGCACTCTTTTAAGGACCGtcaactaaatttaaaaatgaaaatcttaaactgaattatattatatatttcttgtAGTTTACAAAGTACTTTATATTTTGGTAACTTTTCCCCCTGCTTTAGAGAACATTCCACGACATCGCCGTCACTGGCACTCATCTGGATTTGTGACGCTTCCCACTCTGAGGAAAACGCTCGAGGAGCAGGATCAGGAGGGGGAAGCGGGCGAGCCGGGGTCAAGGGTCACCGAAAGTTTACTGCAATTGTTGCGTCGCAAACGCAGCACtggaaacaacaacaacatcaacaatACGGATGCATTCGCATTTAATGTAACGGAATACTGTCAAAATGTAAGTAAAATGTGCTGAGAATTCCGGGAATTTCCCTGGAGAAAGAATGAGAAAAAGGTTAACCACTGGGAAACATGAGGGGAGTTGAGGTGCCAAGACTCTGATAAATGCGACTATAACTTAAAGTCATTTATGTGTTCTGCATTCTTGAGAGGGTCCCGTCACTGGGGAGTCTGTGATTTAATTTAACCTGGGATCTATATGGTAGTATTTTTTAGGTATTTAATTAACTTAATGATTATCTCTTATAGATTTTAAATCTAACCTctttaatatgtatttttaggTGACTTTTTATAACCATGGTCCTTCGGAACTGGGCATGGATGAGCTATACAGCAATCTGTGGAATCTGTTTACACTGCTGGTTTTCGTAGTGCTTCCCCTACTTCTATTGGCCACCTTTAACACTTTTCTCATTCTACTGGTGCATCGATCGAAAAATCTGCGCGGGGATCTAACCAATGCGAGTAGCATACGGCGCACAAAAGTGAGTTTGAAGTGTTTTTTGAAAAAGTGtctcaaagtatgcaacaatttatttGTACTTATTTTTGTACTGCATACCTTTGGACACCTTTGGAGTTTACATTCCTATTAAACCGcaataaaaccaaacaaatatttatattcgcCTAACCCATAGCGCAAATCAAGTTCTGGAATTAAAGGCAGCGTATCGCAGGAGAACCGAGTGACGATCACCTTAATTGCAGTGGTGCTCATGTTCATTGTTTGCCAACTGCCATGGGCGATTTACTTGGTGGTCAATCAGTATATGGACATTCAGTTTGGAACTCAGGTGGTGGCGGGTAATGTGTGCAATCTCTTGGCCTCCCTTCATGCGGCCtcaaattttttcttatactGTGTGCTGTCCGACAAGTATCGAAAGACAGTGCGCGAACTAATCACCGGATATCGCTATAAGCGTCGGCATGCCAGGAACAATACCAGTCTCTATGTGCCCCAAACGACGACTACACTGACCCAAATAAACGGCGATCACTATGGGAGTAACTACGGCGGAGCCGGAAGTCGTCGGAATCGCAATACAAATCGCCTGATAGCGTGAATAGCCGTGAATATTTGTAGAAGATATATACTGGTTGAACTCCACGAGAAGGAGTATGTCTCCCGAAATCTCAGAGGAAAAAAGGCTTCAAATTGGCCAGCAATTCACACGGAATCACGAGTGACTCGTTTAAAGCAAAAGTGATTCCATTCAGGCGTGTGATTtgcagaaaatttaatttgttatatcAATCGATATCTATGTATATCTCTATCTCtccttatatatttatatatatatattacataaCATACATTGTGCCATAATGTGATGATTATAGATTTATGCTAGTTAACCTAAACGTAATTGTTGTCCTAAGTACTAAACGCATCAAATCAAATACACGCAAAATACACACACAAATAAACAAGGGCCCACTGGGGAAGTTTGCTCTTTGCCCGTCCCACGGGGCGTATGAATAACCCACCAATGCATATTAATTTGGCACTGGCGGTGAATCGCTGGGTTTTGGGGAATAGACTGTGGCTCTCAAAAGTGCAGTAACAGGAAAGGAAGCAGGACTTTCTAAGGTCGAAAGCCGAAGTTTCCAGCTCCCTTTGGCTGAAGACTGGctctaaatttatatttttgtagcatttctggtaaaaaaaatgttaaatgtattGAGTCACATGATAGAAACTCAAAAATTAAAGCACTACATTTAATGAAGTTTGTTTTATAGAGAGGTCTTAAGTGCTACGATATTATAACTGGGGCCTTGTGATAGGTTTTAGGGatttttattctttaaatattttttaagttgtaGGGTTTAATTTGAATACAAAATAGTACCCGTAAGTCTTGTCATCTATGGGAATCTTATAGAGGTTAACCTTGCTTAAACTGTTTAGATAAACTTTCTCTAAGGGCAATAGCCAAATAGAAAGGTCAGAAAAGCTAGCCCTTTACCTGTTGTTGCGATAATTGAAGTGTTGACAATGGGCGGCCCTCTATCCGAGCATCTGCATTCCCAGTGGCCATCGCCAAATCTCCGATGGCCAGTGAATTGGGCTGACCGATACCTAATTGAATGCCAGCCAAAACCAGGTCCTTGCCCATTTCCAGCTTCCGGTTTCCCGCTGCCCAA containing:
- the LOC108021972 gene encoding uncharacterized protein LOC108021972, which gives rise to MTMSSTVTATLTEAAAAAEAEAATLGNATAGEMFSDADMAEVRHVVQRILVPCVFVIGLLGNSVSIYVLTRKRMRCTTNIYLTALAITDIAYLTCQLILSLQHYDYPKYHLKIYWQLYGYFVWLCDSFGYISIYIAVCFTIERFIAIRYPLKRQTFCTESLAKKVIAAVAVFCLLSTLSTAFEHTITVGSRLIDEAYQPCNQSVANISPTPPAFVAATPPLVTPPLSTPATIWKSQDSTTESTTAGSSNLLVDWGSGSGDGEPENIPRHRRHWHSSGFVTLPTLRKTLEEQDQEGEAGEPGSRVTESLLQLLRRKRSTGNNNNINNTDAFAFNVTEYCQNVTFYNHGPSELGMDELYSNLWNLFTLLVFVVLPLLLLATFNTFLILLVHRSKNLRGDLTNASSIRRTKRKSSSGIKGSVSQENRVTITLIAVVLMFIVCQLPWAIYLVVNQYMDIQFGTQVVAGNVCNLLASLHAASNFFLYCVLSDKYRKTVRELITGYRYKRRHARNNTSLYVPQTTTTLTQINGDHYGSNYGGAGSRRNRNTNRLIA